The window ATACTCAGGCTGAAACAAGATTCAAAGATGCAGAGACTCTCAAATCAAACATGAAAGTATAATATTAGCTGAAAGAATGCCAAGAGATAACAAATCCAAGGTGGGACAGAGAAACGCAAGTTTTTCGATTTTTTACAAGGGATCTAACTACTCTTCTCAAGAAGAGTCATTTCACTCACCATAGTTTGACATATTTCAGACAAATCTTCAATCGGAGAAGTCTCTGTGCCATAACTGTAGCAGAAAAAAATACAGCTTCTTTAACGTGGCGAAACAGTTAGAATCGACCAAGAAACTTAGTTACGATGATTCAAGTGAATACTCCTCGtaaaccaaccaacaaaaaatgCCTCAGCCAATAGAGGCACTATGATAGTTCTGGTGCATACCAAACATCGAAGGGTGTATCAAGTGACACTCCATAAATGTTATAGAAGGAAACTCCATCAGGAAGTTGAGCTTTGTTGAGAATTTCTCTTGTACTAGCAGCCCAGTCGAGGATAGCAAAGTTAAAGGGTAAAGCTATCTTATTCCCACCGTAGTTTAGCTACAACACATAATTTAGATGTTTGATTATATCTCCAGTGACCAAAATAACATCTCAAGCCAATgcaaatgagaaacaaaagcTGAGTGCGTTGATTTCATACCTCGTTATTTTTCAGTGCACTGTTGAATAGATCAATACTCTCGATTAGGCCAAAAGATTCCAGTTCTGCAGAAGTATCATCGTCGTTTTCAGATATCTTCTTACGCCAAACTCGAATCTCTGGTTGCTTTTTCCACTTAAAATTAGGATTTCCCATCATCTCATATATAGATGGGCACTCAACNNNNNNNNNNNNNNNNNNNNNNNNNNNNNNNNNNNNNNNNNNNNNNNNNNNNNNNNNNNNNNNNNNNNNNNNNNNNNNNNNNNNNNNNNNNNNNNNNNNNNNNNNNNNNNNNNNNNNNNNNNNNNNNNNNNNNNNNNNNNNNNNNNNNNNNNNNNNNNNNNNNNNNNNNNNNNNNNNNNNNNNNNNNNNNNNNNNNNNNNNNNNNNNNNNNNNNNNNNNNNNNNNNNNNNNNNNNNNNNNNNNNNNNNNNNNNNNNNNNNNNNNNNNNNNNNNNNNNNNNNNNNNNNNNNNNNNNNNNNNNNNNNNNNNNNNNNNNNNNNNNNNNNNNNNNNNNNNNNNNNNNNNNNNNNNNNNNNNNNNNNNNNNNNNNNNNNNNNNNNNNNNNNNNNNNNNNNNNNNNNNNNNNNNNNNNNNNNNNNNNNNNNNNNNNNNNNNNNNNNNNNNNNNNNNNNNNNNNNNNNNNNNNNNNNNNNNNNNNNNNNNNNNNNNNNNNNNNNNNNNNNNNNNNNNNNNNNNNNNNNNNNNNNNNNNNNNNNNNNNNNNNNNNNNNNNNNNNNNNNNNNNNNNNNNNNNNNNNNNNNNNNNNNNNNNNNNNNNNNNNNNNNNNNNNNNNNNNNNNNNNNNNNNNNNNNNNNNNNNNNNNNNNNNNNNNNNNNNNNNNNNNNNNNNNNNNNNNNNNNNNNNNNNNNNNNNNNNNNNNNNNNNNNNNNNNNNNNNNNNNNNNNNNNNNNNNNNNNNNNNNNNNNNNNNNNNNNNNNNNNNNNNNNNNNNNNNNNNNNNNNNNNNNNNNNNNNNNNNNNNNNNNNNNNNNNNNNNNNNNNNNNNNNNNNNNNNNNNNNNNNNNNNNNNNNNNNNNNNNNNNNNNNNNNNNNNNNNNNNNNNNNNNNNNNNNNNNNNNNNNNNNNNNNNNNNNNNNNNNNNNNNNNNNNNNNNNNNNNNNNNNNNNNNNNNNNNNNNNNNNNNNNNNNNNNNNNNNNNNNNNNNNNNNNNNNNNNNNNNNNNNNNNNNNNNNNNNNNNNNNNNNNNNNNNNNNNNNNNNNNNNNNNNNNNNNNNNNNNNNNNNNNNNNNNNNNNNNNNNNNNNNNNNNNNNNNNNNNNNNNNNNNNNNNNNNNNNNNNNNNNNNNNNNNNNNNNNNNNNNNNNNNNNNNNNNNNNNNNNNNNNNNNNNNNNNNNNNNNNNNNNNNNNNNNNNNNNNNNNNNNNNNNNNNNNNNNNNNNNNNNNNNNNNNNNNNNNNNNNNNNNNNNNNNNNNNNNNNNNNNNNNNNNNNNNNNNNNNNNNNNNNNNNNNNNNNNNNNNNNNNNNNNNNNNNNNNNNNNNNNNNNNNNNNNNNNNNNNNNNNNNNNNNNNNNNNNNNNNNNNNNNNNNNNNNNNNNNNNNNNNNNNNNNNNNNNNNNNNNNNNNNNNNNNNNNNNNNNNNNNNNNNNNNNNNNNNNNNNNNNNNNNNNNNNNNNNNNNNNNNNNNNNNNNNNNNNNNNNNNNNNNNNNNNNNNNNNNNNNNNNNNNNNNNNNNNNNNNNNNNNNNNNNNNNNNNNNNNNNNNNNNNNNNNNNNNNNNNNNNNNNNNNNNNNNNNNNNNNNNNNNNNNNNNNNNNNNNNNNNNNNNNNNNNNNNNNNNNNNNNNNNNNNNNNNNNNNNNNNNNNNNNNNNNNNNNNNNNNNNNNNNNNNNNNNNNNNNNNNNNNNNNNNNNNNNNNNNNNNNNNNNNNNNNNNNNNNNNNNNNNNNNNNNNNNNNNNNNNNNNNNNNNNNNNNNNNNNNNNNNNNNNNNNNNNNNNNNNNNNNNNNNNNNNNNNNNNNNNNNNNNNNNNNNNNNNNNNNNNNNNNNNNNNNNNNNNNNNNNNNNNNNNNNNNNNNNNNNNNNNNNNNNNNNNNNNNNNNNNNNNNNNNNNNNNNNNNNNNNNNNNNNNNNNNNNNNNNNNNNNNNNNNNNNNNNNNNNNNNNNNNNNNNNNNNNNNNNNNNNNNNNNNNNNNNNNNNNNNNNNNNNNNNNNNNNNNNNNNNNNNNNNNNNNNNNNNNNNNNNNNNNNNNNNNNNNNNNNNNNNNNNNNNNNNNNNNNNNNNNNNNNNNNNNNNNNNNNNNNNNNNNNNNNNNNNNNNNNNNNNNNNNNNNNNNNNNNNNNNNNNNNNNNNNNNNNNNNNNNNNNNNNNNNNNNNNNNNNNNNNNNNNNNNNNNNNNNNNNNNNNNNNNNNNNNNNNNNNNNNNNNNNNNNNNNNNNNNNNNNNNNNNNNNNNNNNNNNNNNNNNNNNNNNNNNNNNNNNNNNNNNNNNNNNNNNNNNNNNNNNNNNNNNNNNNNNNNNNNNNNNNNNNNNNNNNNNNNNNNNNNNNNNNNNNNNNNNNNNNNNNNNNNNNNNNNNNNNNNNNNNNNNNNNNNNNNNNNNNNNNNNNNNNNNNNNNNNNNNNNNNNNNNNNNNNNNNNNNNNNNNNNNNNNNNNNNNNNNNNNNNNNNNNNNNNNNNNNNNNNNNNNNNNNNNNNNNNNNNNNNNNNNNNNNNNNNNNNNNNNNNNNNNNNNNNNNNNNNNNNNNNNNNNNNNNNNNNNNNNNNNNNNNNNNNNNNNNNNNNNNNNNNNNNNNNNNNNNNNNNNNNNNNNNNNNNNNNNNNNNNNNNNNNNNNNNNNNNNNNNNNNNNNNNNNNNNNNNNNNNNNNNNNNNNNNNNNNNNNNNNNNNNNNNNNNNNNNNNNNNNNNNNNNNNNNNNNNNNNNNNNNNNNNNNNNNNNNNNNNNNNNNNNNNNNNNNNNNNNNNNNNNNNNNNNNNNNNNNNNNNNNNNNNNNNNNNNNNNNNNNNNNNNNNNNNNNNNNNNNNNNNNNNNNNNNNNNNNNNNNNNNNNNNNNNNNNNNNNNNNNNNNNNNNNNNNNNNNNNNNNNNNNNNNNNNNNNNNNNNNNNNNNNNNNNNNNNNNNNNNNNNNNNNNNNNNNNNNNNNNNNNNNNNNNNNNNNNNNNNNNNNNNNNNNNNNNNNNNNNNNNNNNNNNNNNNNNNNNNNNNNNNNNNNNNNNNNNNNNNNNNNNNNNNNNNNNNNNNNNNNNNNNNNNNNNNNNNNNNNNNNNNNNNNNNNNNNNNNNNNNNNNNNNNNNNNNNNNNNNNNNNNNNNNNNNNNNNNNNNNNNNNNNNNNNNNNNNNNNNNNNNNNNNNNNNNNNNNNNNNNNNNNNNNNNNNNNNNNNNNNNNNNNNNNNNNNNNNNNNNNNNNNNNNNNNNNNNNNNNNNNNNNNNNNNNNNNNNNNNNNNNNNNNNNNNNNNNNNNNNNNNNNNNNNNNNNNNNNNNNNNNNNNNNNNNNNNNNNNNNNNNNNNNNNNNNNNNNNNNNNNNNNNNNNNNNNNNNNNNNNNNNNNNNNNNNNNNNNNNNNNNNNNNNNNNNNNNNNNNNNNNNNNNNNNNNNNNNNNNNNNNNNNNNNNNNNNNNNNNNNNNNNNNNNNNNNNNNNNNNNNNNNNNNNNNNNNNNNNNNNNNNNNNNNNNNNNNNNNNNNNNNNNNNNNNNNNNNNNNNNNNNNNNNNNNNNNNNNNNNNNNNNNNNNNNNNNNNNNNNNNNNNNNNNNNNNNNNNNNNNNNNNNNNNNNNNNNNNNNNNNNNNNNNNNNNNNNNNNNNNNNNNNNNNNNNNNNNNNNNNNNNNNNNNNNNNNNNNNNNNNNNNNNNNNNNNNNNNNNNNNNNNNNNNNNNNNNNNNNNNNNNNNNNNNNNNNNNNNNNNNNNNNNNNNNNNNNNNNNNNNNNNNNNNNNNNNNNNNNNNNNNNNNNNNNNNNNNNNNNNNNNNNNNNNNNNNNNNNNNNNNNNNNNNNNNNNNNNNNNNNNNNNNNNNNNNNNNNNNNNNNNNNNNNNNNNNNNNNNNNNNNNNNNNNNNNNNNNNNNNNNNNNNNNNNNNNNNNNNNNNNNNNNNNNNNNNNNNNNNNNNNNNNNNNNNNNNNNNNNNNNNNNNNNNNNNNNNNNNNNNNNNNNNNNNNNNNNNNNNNNNNNNNNNNNNNNNNNNNNNNNNNNNNNNNNNNNNNNNNNNNNNNNNNNNNNNNNNNNNNNNNNNNNNNNNNNNNNNNNNNNNNNNNNNNNNNNNNNNNNNNNNNNNNNNNNNNNNNNNNNNNNNNNNNNNNNNNNNNNNNNNNNNNNNNNNNNNNNNNNNNNNNNNNNNNNNNNNNNNNNNNNNNNNNNNNNNNNNNNNNNNNNNNNNNNNNNNNNNNNNNNNNNNNNNNNNNNNNNNNNNNNNNNNNNNNNNNNNNNNNNNNNNNNNNNNNNNNNNNNNNNNNNNNNNNNNNNNNNNNNNNNNNNNNNNNNNNNNNNNNNNNNNNNNNNNNNNNNNNNNNNNNNNNNNNNNNNNNNNNNNNNNNNNNNNNNNNNNNNNNNNNNNNNNNNNNNNNNNNNNNNNNNNNNNNNNNNNNNNNNNNNNNNNNNNNNNNNNNNNNNNNNNNNNNNNNNNNNNNNNNNNNNNNNNNNNNNNNNNNNNNNNNNNNNNNNNNNNNNNNNNNNNNNNNNNNNNNNNNNNNNNNNNNNNNNNNNNNNNNNNNNNNNNNNNNNNNNNNNNNNNNNNNNNNNNNNNNNNNNNNNNNNNNNNNNNNNNNNNNNNNNNNNNNNNNNNNNNNNNNNNNNNNNNNNNNNNNNNNNNNNNNNNNNNNNNNNNNNNNNNNNNNNNNNNNNNNNNNNNNNNNNNNNNNNNNNNNNNNNNNNNNNNNNNNNNNNNNNNNNNNNNNNNNNNNNNNNNNNNNNNNNNNNNNNNNNNNNNNNNNNNNNNNNNNNNNNNNNNNNNNNNNNNNNNNNNNNNNNNNNNNNNNNNNNNNNNNNNNNNNNNNNNNNNNNNNNNNNNNNNNNNNNNNNNNNNNNNNNNNNNNNNNNNNNNNNNNNNNNNNNNNNNNNNNNNNNNNNNNNNNNNNNNNNNNNNNNNNNNNNNNNNNNNNNNNNNNNNNNNNNNNNNNNNNNNNNNNNNNNNNNNNNNNNNNNNNNNNNNNNNNNNNNNNNNNNNNNNNNNNNNNNNNNNNNNNNNNNNNNNNNNNNNNNNNNNNNNNNNNNNNNNNNNNNNNNNNNNNNNNNNNNNNNNNNNNNNNNNNNNNNNNNNNNNNNNNNNNNNNNNNNNNNNNNNNNNNNNNNNNNNNNNNNNNNNNNNNNNNNNNNNNNNNNNNNNNNNNNNNNNNNNNNNNNNNNNNNNNNNNNNNNNNNNNNNNNNNNNNNNNNNNNNNNNNNNNNNNNNNNNNNNNNNNNNNNNNNNNNNNNNNNNNNNNNNNNNNNNNNNNNNNNNNNNNNNNNNNNNNNNNNNNNNNNNNNNNNNNNNNNNNNNNNNNNNNNNNNNNNNNNNNNNNNNNNNNNNNNNNNNNNNNNNNNNNNNNNNNNNNNNNNNNNNNNNNNNNNNNNNNNNNNNNNNNNNNNNNNNNNNNNNNNNNNNNNNNNNNNNNNNNNNNNNNNNNNNNNNNNNNNNNNNNNNNNNNNNNNNNNNNNNNNNNNNNNNNNNNNNNNNNNNNNNNNNNNNNNNNNNNNNNNNNNNNNNNNNNNNNNNNNNNNNNNNNNNNNNNNNNNNNNNNNNNNNNNNNNNNNNNNNNNNNNNNNNNNNNNNNNNNNNNNNNNNNNNNNNNNNNNNNNNNNNNNNNNNNNNNNNNNNNNNNNNNNNNNNNNNNNNNNNNNNNNNNNNNNNNNNNNNNNNNNNNNNNNNNNNNNNNNNNNNNNNNNNNNNNNNNNNNNNNNNNNNNNNNNNNNNNNNNNNNNNNNNNNNNNNNNNNNNNNNNNNNNNNNNNNNNNNNNNNNNNNNNNNNNNNNNNNNNNNNNNNNNNNNNNNNNNNNNNNNNNNNNNNNNNNNNNNNNNNNNNNNNNNNNNNNNNNNNNNNNNNNNNNNNNNNNNNNNNNNNNNNNNNNNNNNNNNNNNNNNNNNNNNNNNNNNNNNNNNNNNNNNNNNNNNNNNNNNNNNNNNNNNNNNNNNNNNNNNNNNNNNNNNNNNNNNNNNNNNNNNNNNNNNNNNNNNNNNNNNNNNNNNNNNNNNNNNNNNNNNNNNNNNNNNNNNNNNNNNNNNNNNNNNNNNNNNNNNNNNNNNNNNNNNNNNNNNNNNNNNNNNNNNNNNNNNNNNNNNNNNNNNNNNNNNNNNNNNNNNNNNNNNNNNNNNNNNNNNNNNNNNNNNNNNNNNNNNNNNNNNNNNNNNNNNNNNNNNNNNNNNNNNNNNNNNNNNNNNNNNNNNNNNNNNNNNNNNNNNNNNNNNNNNNNNNNNNNNNNNNNNNNNNNNNNNNNNNNNNNNNNNNNNNNNNNNNNNNNNNNNNNNNNNNNNNNNNNNNNNNNNNNNNNNNNNNNNNNNNNNNNNNNNNNNNNNNNNNNNNNNNNNNNNNNNNNNNNNNNNNNNNNTTTAGATGTTTGATTATATCTCCAGTGACCAAAATAACATCTCAAGCCAATgcaaatgagaaacaaaagcTGAGTGCGTTGATTTCATACCTCGTTATTTTTCAGTGCACTGTTGAATAGATCAATACTCTCGATTAGGCCAAAAGATTCCAGTTCTGCAGAAGTATCATCGTCGTTTTCAGATATCTTCTTACGCCAAACTCGAATCTCTGGTTGCTTTTTCCACTTAAAATTAGGATTTCCCATCATCTCATATATAGATGGGCACTCAAccaactaaaaccaaaaaaaagaaagagaaaaaaaacagattcatcAGTCTAAAATAAGAGTTTCATGTACCCTGAAGAactcaaatctcacaaaaatctAAATGCTTTTGTGTAACTCAAAAATATATGCCAGAACCCCAAAAATTTGGAGGGTTTATTACCAGTTGGTGCATCGTCCACcgtgacacaaaaaaaaaactttctaacCCTTCCACAAATTGCACTCCAGTCAAGAGTGAATCATTAATGCACCCTGGTGCTCCTGTTAACCAAATCCAAGTCATTTCCAATGAAACTGGCTATATCTCTTATGAACAACTTTTTGGAAACGAGATAATTTGTATCACCTTGGAAAGGCGTTGCAATTGTAATCCATTTACTTACATACTTGGAAAAAGCCTgccaacaagaaaaacagagactCACTCATTATCCTGTTTGAATAGGGGAATCTCATAAACATCAGCTACAAGCTGTCGAAAGATTATATTAGTTGGTGATTGTAATACCTCCGGATGAAGACACATGAAACATGAAACCATAAGTCCTCCCATTGAATGGGATATGATAGTGATTTTTCGGCCCCCTGAACATTTATATGCAGTTTCTAGTTTCTTTTTCAGACCTAGTATAAGTAGATCGATCCTGCAAGAATGATACAAGCAAAAACATCTTAAAAAATCTTGGGAACTACAATATCAAGTGAGACAGCAGTAAAGGTTTAGAAAATCACCTATTGCTTTGGCGGAAATCGTAACCATATCCGAATAACGTAGTCCCCTTCTTATAACCGCATCCAACCAACATTTCTATCATATCGTGGAAGTGGTAAACCTCCGTCAAGTGAAAAAGCTTCACAAACTAGAAAAGCAAAGTTCGTGATATCAGAGATATAACAGGTAAACGAGCTAACTCCAAatttagaaagatgaaacaactGAAACAATGAAGTAAgggtaaccaaaaaaaaaatacaattccAGCAAAACAGACACTGAGGTTAGACATCAAGAAAGAACAACATACTACAGACAAAAATGGTCGCACATAATGACATAAAGTTTCCCTTTAACATAATCCTCACTCCTAAACCTTTAAGAACTACATAGAAGTAGCCAGTGTACCGAGTAACAAGCAATTTTAAGGAGTGAAAGACCGATCTTACCCAGGAGGGATCTAGAATGTCAATTGCATAGAGTCCATGGTCATCACCAGGGATCACGATTTCAATATTCTCATCCAATGGCTCTGTATAACCTGCCAACAACAAAAAGACACCCATTAAAGATCTGATTCATAACTCACGTTTTTTAAACTCATAAAGATAAACTGATACAGTAATATAAAGTCCATGACTTCAAACTTAATCTAAAGTTCCAAAATCATCTCTCTGATAAAAGCTCAAATAAAGACTGTTACAAAGACTCAAAATTTACAAGCAAAACTGCaaaaagagagatgagattACCAGTTTTGGGATTATAGAGAGACCAGACGCTCTGCTTAAAGGCAAGGTTGGCCAAAAATATCCGGACCCAAACCCGGATTTGAGACTTGGAATCCTTTTTCTTTGAATGCAGAATCGAGCCTCCAATACCAGAAACTAGAAGCACAGGATCACGATCCGCCACCTCTCCGGCGTTTTCATCATGGCCGTTAGTTCCCCAGCACGGACACGGAATCCAGTCCATCAAAGCGGGTAGGGTGTTTGGGTAGACCCGAGAGAA is drawn from Camelina sativa cultivar DH55 chromosome 1, Cs, whole genome shotgun sequence and contains these coding sequences:
- the LOC104785723 gene encoding phospholipase A(1) LCAT3-like produces the protein MDWIPCPCWGTNGHDENAGEVADRDPVLLVSGIGGSILHSKKKDSKSQIRVWVRIFLANLAFKQSVWSLYNPKTGYTEPLDENIEIVIPGDDHGLYAIDILDPSWFVKLFHLTEVYHFHDMIEMLVGCGYKKGTTLFGYGYDFRQSNRIDLLILGLKKKLETAYKCSGGRKITIISHSMGGLMVSCFMCLHPEAFSKYVSKWITIATPFQGAPGCINDSLLTGVQFVEGLESFFFVSRWTMHQLLVECPSIYEMMGNPNFKWKKQPEIRVWRKKISENDDDTSAELESFGLIESIDLFNSALKNNEV
- the LOC104785629 gene encoding phospholipase A(1) LCAT3-like; protein product: MMGNPNFKWKKQPEIRVWRKKISENDDDTSAELESFGLIESIDLFNSALKNNELNYGGNKIALPFNFAILDWAASTREILNKAQLPDGVSFYNIYGVSLDTPFDVCYGTETSPIEDLSEICQTMPEYTYVDGDGTVPAESAAAAQFKAVASVGVSGSHRGLLRDKRVFELIQQWLGVESKKAKRKQLRTRKVVDSG